A stretch of the Mycobacterium shigaense genome encodes the following:
- the lsr2 gene encoding histone-like nucleoid-structuring protein Lsr2 — MAKKVTVTLVDDFDGAGAADETVEFGLDGVTYEIDLSTKNAAKLRGDLKQWVAAGRRVGGRRRGRSGSGRGRGAIDREQSAAIREWARRNGHNVSTRGRIPADVIDAFHAAT; from the coding sequence ATGGCGAAAAAAGTCACCGTCACCTTGGTCGATGATTTCGACGGTGCGGGTGCCGCCGACGAAACTGTCGAATTCGGGCTTGACGGGGTGACGTATGAGATTGACCTTTCGACTAAGAATGCCGCGAAACTCCGCGGTGATCTCAAGCAGTGGGTGGCGGCCGGACGTCGTGTCGGAGGGCGTCGTCGTGGGCGTTCGGGTTCCGGCCGCGGTCGCGGCGCCATCGACCGCGAACAGAGCGCGGCAATCCGCGAATGGGCTCGTCGCAACGGTCACAACGTGTCGACGCGCGGCCGCATCCCGGCCGACGTCATCGACGCATTCCACGCGGCAACCTGA
- the lysS gene encoding lysine--tRNA ligase: protein MSAADSDAPEQFRIRRDKRARLLAEGHDPYPVAVERSHTLAEVRAAHPDLPTDTATDDVVGIAGRVIFARNSGKLCFATLQDGDGTTLQVMISLGKVGQESLDAWKTDVDLGDIVYVHGNVISSRRGELSVLADSWQMTSKALRPLPVAHKEMSEESRVRQRYVDLIVRPQAREVARQRIAVVRAIRNALERRGFLEVETPMLQTLAGGAAARPFVTHSNALDIDLYLRIAPELFLKRCIVGGFDKVFELNRVFRNEGADSTHSPEFSMLETYQTYGTYDDSAVTTRELIQEVADEAIGTRQLALPDGSVYDIDGEWASIQMYPSLSAALGEEITPDTSVERLWTIIDQLGDKIPEIAADRGYGHGKLVEELWEHFVGNTLSAPTFVKDFPVETTPLTRQHRSIPGVTEKWDLYVQGVELATGYSELNDPVVQRERFAEQARAAAAGDDEAMLLDEDFLAALEYGMPPCTGTGMGIDRLLMCLTGLSIRETVLFPIVRPHSS, encoded by the coding sequence CCCCGAGCAATTCCGGATCCGCCGGGACAAGCGTGCTCGGCTGTTGGCGGAGGGCCACGACCCCTACCCGGTGGCCGTCGAACGCAGCCACACCCTGGCCGAGGTCCGGGCCGCGCATCCCGATCTGCCGACCGACACCGCCACCGACGACGTCGTCGGCATTGCGGGCCGCGTCATCTTCGCGCGCAACTCCGGAAAACTCTGCTTTGCGACGCTGCAGGACGGCGACGGCACCACCCTGCAGGTGATGATCAGCCTGGGCAAAGTCGGTCAGGAATCGCTGGACGCATGGAAGACCGATGTCGACCTCGGCGACATCGTGTACGTACACGGCAACGTGATCAGCTCACGGCGCGGCGAATTGTCCGTGCTGGCCGATTCCTGGCAGATGACCTCCAAGGCGCTGCGTCCGCTGCCGGTCGCGCATAAGGAAATGAGCGAAGAGTCGCGGGTGCGCCAGCGCTACGTCGATTTGATCGTCCGTCCGCAGGCCCGCGAGGTGGCCAGGCAGCGAATCGCCGTCGTCCGGGCGATACGCAACGCGCTGGAAAGGCGCGGGTTTCTCGAAGTCGAAACTCCGATGTTGCAGACGCTCGCCGGGGGCGCGGCGGCCCGCCCGTTCGTCACCCATTCCAATGCGCTCGACATCGATCTCTACCTGCGCATAGCGCCCGAACTGTTCCTCAAGCGGTGCATCGTCGGGGGATTCGACAAGGTCTTCGAACTAAATCGCGTGTTCCGAAACGAAGGGGCCGATTCGACGCATTCTCCGGAATTTTCGATGTTGGAGACGTACCAGACCTACGGAACGTATGACGATTCGGCAGTCACCACCCGAGAGCTTATTCAAGAGGTGGCCGACGAGGCGATCGGAACCCGACAACTCGCGTTGCCAGATGGCAGCGTCTACGACATAGACGGAGAATGGGCGTCGATACAAATGTATCCGTCGTTGTCGGCGGCGCTCGGTGAAGAGATCACCCCCGATACCTCCGTAGAGCGGCTGTGGACCATCATCGATCAGCTCGGTGACAAGATTCCGGAGATAGCCGCCGACCGTGGCTACGGGCATGGAAAGCTCGTCGAGGAACTCTGGGAGCACTTCGTCGGCAACACCTTGAGCGCCCCCACTTTCGTCAAGGATTTCCCAGTCGAGACAACACCTTTGACGCGCCAGCATCGCAGTATCCCGGGGGTCACCGAGAAGTGGGATCTCTACGTGCAAGGCGTGGAACTGGCGACTGGGTACTCCGAATTGAACGATCCGGTCGTGCAGCGGGAGCGTTTCGCCGAGCAGGCGCGTGCCGCGGCGGCCGGAGACGACGAGGCCATGTTGCTCGACGAAGACTTTCTTGCTGCGCTCGAGTATGGGATGCCGCCATGCACTGGAACCGGAATGGGTATAGATCGGTTGTTGATGTGTTTGACCGGACTCTCAATTAGAGAGACAGTTTTGTTCCCGATTGTTCGGCCGCACTCGAGCTGA